The bacterium genome includes a window with the following:
- a CDS encoding 3-phosphoglycerate dehydrogenase, whose product MAKKVLLATEKPFAKVAVEGISKIFAEAGYELIKLEKYTDKADLLKAAADVDAMIIRSDKADAAVIEAGKNLKVIVRAGAGYDNIDLAAASAKGICAMNTPGQNSNAVAELAVGMMVFLARNKFTEGNGSELRGKKLGIHAYGNVGRLVAGIAKGFGMTVYAFDPFVDKTKMEAEGVKVLEKIEELYSQCDYVSLHIPANDKTKKSINYDLLSKMKKGAALINTARKEVIDEEGLKKAMAEREDLKYATDIAPDCHAEIAEIFGSRYHATKKKMGAETSEANINAGLAAANQIVKFLENGDRTFQVNK is encoded by the coding sequence ATGGCAAAAAAAGTGCTGTTGGCCACCGAAAAACCCTTCGCCAAGGTGGCGGTGGAAGGTATCTCCAAGATCTTCGCCGAGGCCGGCTATGAGCTCATCAAACTGGAAAAATACACCGACAAGGCCGACCTGCTGAAGGCCGCGGCCGATGTTGACGCCATGATCATCCGCTCCGACAAGGCTGACGCCGCCGTGATCGAGGCTGGCAAGAACCTGAAGGTCATCGTCCGGGCCGGGGCCGGCTACGACAACATAGACCTGGCGGCCGCCAGCGCCAAGGGCATCTGCGCCATGAACACCCCGGGGCAGAACTCCAACGCCGTGGCCGAGCTGGCCGTGGGGATGATGGTCTTTCTGGCCCGCAACAAGTTCACCGAGGGCAACGGTTCGGAGCTGAGGGGCAAAAAACTGGGCATCCACGCCTACGGCAACGTGGGCCGGTTGGTGGCCGGCATCGCCAAGGGATTCGGGATGACGGTCTATGCCTTCGATCCCTTCGTGGACAAGACCAAGATGGAGGCCGAGGGGGTCAAGGTCTTAGAAAAAATAGAGGAACTTTATTCCCAATGCGACTATGTCTCCCTGCACATCCCGGCCAACGACAAGACCAAGAAGTCGATCAACTACGACCTGCTGTCCAAGATGAAGAAGGGCGCGGCCCTGATCAACACCGCCCGCAAGGAAGTGATAGACGAGGAAGGCCTGAAGAAGGCCATGGCCGAGCGCGAGGACCTGAAGTACGCCACCGACATCGCGCCGGACTGCCACGCCGAGATCGCCGAGATCTTCGGCAGCCGCTATCACGCCACCAAGAAGAAGATGGGGGCCGAGACCTCGGAGGCCAACATCAACGCCGGGCTGGCGGCGGCCAACCAGATCGTCAAGTTTCTGGAGAATGGCGACCGGACCTTCCAGGTGAACAAATAG
- the serC gene encoding 3-phosphoserine/phosphohydroxythreonine transaminase produces the protein MAKRVFNFSAGPGMLPEAVLKKAADEMLDYQGSGMSVMEMSHRSKVYQSIIDGAEKAIRELMNIPANYKVLFLQGGASMQFAMIPLNLMKKSNKADYVNTGEWATKAIAEAKRYGDIKVIATSEPEVFNHLPALDPKEFRPDADYFHMTTNNTIFGTSWKSFPDTKGVPLVVDMSSDILSKVVDINQFALVYAGAQKNMGPSGVTVVIIRDDMIDFSKPETPTMLKYKTHVEGGSMYNTPPCYGIYIIKLVCEHLLALGGVPAMQKINEQKAALLYDAIDNSKLFKCHVQKKEDRSLMNIPFRTPSEDLDKKFLKEAAEEGLTTLSGHRKTGGMRASIYNAMPLEGVEKLVAFIKKFDQANQ, from the coding sequence ATGGCAAAGAGGGTTTTCAATTTTTCGGCCGGTCCGGGAATGCTGCCCGAGGCGGTTTTGAAAAAGGCCGCGGACGAGATGCTGGACTACCAGGGCTCCGGGATGTCCGTGATGGAAATGAGCCATCGCTCCAAGGTCTATCAGTCGATCATCGACGGGGCCGAGAAGGCTATCCGGGAACTGATGAACATACCGGCCAATTACAAGGTGCTGTTCCTGCAGGGCGGGGCCTCCATGCAGTTCGCCATGATCCCGCTTAACCTGATGAAGAAATCCAACAAGGCCGACTACGTCAACACCGGAGAATGGGCCACCAAGGCCATCGCCGAGGCCAAGCGCTACGGCGACATCAAAGTGATAGCCACTTCCGAGCCGGAGGTCTTCAACCACCTGCCGGCCCTTGATCCCAAGGAGTTCCGCCCCGACGCCGACTATTTCCACATGACCACCAACAACACCATCTTCGGAACCTCCTGGAAGAGCTTCCCCGACACCAAGGGCGTGCCGCTGGTGGTGGACATGTCCTCGGACATCCTGTCAAAAGTGGTGGACATCAACCAGTTCGCCCTGGTCTACGCCGGGGCCCAGAAGAACATGGGTCCGTCCGGGGTGACCGTGGTCATCATCAGGGACGACATGATAGACTTCTCCAAGCCCGAGACCCCCACCATGCTCAAGTATAAGACCCACGTGGAAGGCGGCTCGATGTACAACACGCCGCCCTGCTACGGCATCTACATCATCAAGCTGGTGTGCGAGCACCTGCTGGCCCTGGGCGGGGTGCCGGCCATGCAGAAGATCAATGAGCAGAAGGCCGCCCTGCTGTACGACGCCATCGACAACTCCAAGCTGTTCAAATGCCATGTCCAGAAGAAGGAGGACCGCTCCCTGATGAACATCCCCTTCCGGACCCCGTCCGAGGACCTGGACAAGAAGTTCCTGAAAGAAGCGGCCGAAGAGGGCCTGACCACCCTGAGCGGCCACCGCAAGACCGGCGGGATGCGGGCCAGCATCTACAACGCCATGCCGCTGGAGGGGGTGGAAAAATTAGTGGCCTTCATCAAGAAGTTCGACCAGGCCAATCAGTAG